A genomic segment from Gossypium hirsutum isolate 1008001.06 chromosome D04, Gossypium_hirsutum_v2.1, whole genome shotgun sequence encodes:
- the LOC107927601 gene encoding trihelix transcription factor ASIL2, with the protein MEKETNQENPSLLSNNNISITKEDSSPKKHPGNTAAAGGGDRLKRDEWSEGAVSSLLEAYENKWVLRNRAKLKGHDWEDVARYVSARANCTKSPKTQTQCKNKIESMKKRYRSESATADGSSWPLYPRLDLLLRGSTAPPPPPLLPPQLQPSAVPQAATPISTNPPFMTLPEPSMMVVLQQQHPPPPPPHLAPQLPGTTQNSHDSNGIDRIPKEDGAGTKSSGRLSDKIAMETDSSTPALYSDRERPRSKKAKMKIETMATMMKKKKRRKEECEIGGSIQWLAQVVLKSEQARMETMKEIEKMRVEAEAKRGEMDLKRTEIIANTQLEIARLFAGSNKGVDSSLRIGRN; encoded by the exons ATGGAAAAAGAAACTAACCAAGAAAACCCATCTCTCCTCTCAAATAATAACATCTCCATCACTAAAGAAGACTCCTCCCCTAAAAAACACCCTGGAAACACCGCTGCGGCTGGTGGCGGAGATAGGCTGAAACGTGATGAATGGAGTGAAGGAGCTGTTTCAAGCTTGCTTGAGGCTTACGAAAACAAATGGGTGCTTAGAAATAGAGCCAAACTTAAGGGTCATGATTGGGAAGATGTGGCTCGCTATGTTTCAGCTCGAGCTAATTGTACCAAGTCGCCAAAGACTCAAACTCAGTGCAAAAACAAGATTGAGTCAATGAAGAAAAGGTATCGATCGGAGTCTGCCACGGCGGATGGATCTTCTTGGCCTTTGTATCCACGCCTTGACCTTTTACTTCGTGGCAGTACTGCACCTCCTCCTCCTCCGTTACTGCCACCACAGCTGCAACCGTCAGCGGTTCCTCAAGCTGCTACTCCAATTTCCACTAACCCTCCTTTCATGACTTTACCAGAGCCCTCCATGATGGTGGTGCTACAGCAACAGcatccaccaccaccaccaccacattTGGCTCCTCAGCTTCCTGGAACTACACAAAATTCACACGATTCCAATGGTATTGATAGGATCCCCAAG GAGGATGGAGCCGGTACAAAGTCATCGGGTCGTTTATCGGACAAGATAGCTATGGAGACAGATAGTAGTACGCCTGCTCTTTATAGCGACAGAGAAAGACCGAGATCGAAGAAAGCAAAGATGAAAATAGAGACGATGGCAacgatgatgaagaagaagaagagaaggaaaGAAGAGTGTGAAATTGGAGGGAGCATTCAATGGCTAGCACAAGTAGTTTTAAAATCAGAACAAGCAAGGATGGAAACAATGAAAGAAATCGAAAAAATGAGGGTTGAAGCTGAGGCTAAAAGAGGAGAAATGGACCTCAAAAGAACTGAGATCATTGCCAACACTCAATTGGAAATTGCTAGGCTCTTTGCAGGATCAAATAAAGGAGTTGATTCTTCATTAAGGATTGGAAGAAATTGA